The Nostoc sp. 'Peltigera membranacea cyanobiont' N6 genome contains the following window.
CCAGATGTACAATTTCATTTCCAGCCTTGATTAACTGTCTACGCGCGAATTTGTCCATCACCAACTCGGCTAAAGTGTCAATGTTGACAGCTGATACTGTGCGGTCTACCAGAGTTGCTAATTTATTTCTCCCACCGATACGGACTAGTAAATCGTGGTCAGTAAGCCAAGCTGTAACTGTGAGTAAATCAGTGGGTTTACCAGAGCAATGAAGGCGCTGCACGGCTTGATAGATATCTTTATGGGCACTAATGTAAAAAGCTTCGGGAATAAGGCGATCGCTCACCCTATCGATTGCTTCTGGATCAAGCATGATACCGCCTAAAATCGCCTCTTCCGCTTCGATGTTTTGGGGTGGCAATTTATCAATCATGTCTCACCGCCAGTATTCTCAGCGAGATTTTGACTTTGCGACTCTTCCCAAGCTCTTTGAGCTTGTCGCTGCCGTTCTTCAAGTTCTCGACGGAATTCATCTCGAGCATTTTTTGTTTCAGTTTTTTTGGCTTGTACCTGTTTTGAAGCCAGATATTTTTCGTAATAAACTTCCCAGCGATTCCTTCCGGCTTTGTTCTTGTGAGCTAACCAAGCTTCAATGTCATTCACTGGCTGGCTAAGATTTTTGGTTTTTTCCTTACAAAATTCTAGAAAATTCGCTCGCTCGTCTTCTGAGAGAGTCTTAATAAAGTCTGAATAAGTCTTATAAGTCTTAGGAGATGAAGATTGGCTCTGGGTAAGACTTTCGGAACTCGCTTGTTGCGTAGCGATCGCGCTTGTTGCGTCATGATCACGCTTGTTGCGTAGCGATCGCGCTTGTTGCGGTGAGGCAACAGTGTTGTCTGTAGGCAACACTGTTGTCTCATCGCAACAATGAAGCCCCCCAGCTAAAATTTTGACTTGGACTTTCAGTAGTTCAAGGTCAATGAATCCCTTGTAATCTAAGGCTTTGAGAGCGCGGCTTACTGTAGAGCGATGTACTTCTTTATTCTCTGTTGACAGTTGCCTAGCTATCCCGGAAACAGACAACTCAACCCCGTCGCCATAAGGGTCGAGAGTGCGAATGTAGTACAGCACATCTTTTTGTGCTGGCGTTAATTCTCGGCAGGCTTTCAGCCATTCCTCGTGCTGGAGTGGGTAAAACTTACCTTGAATTTTTGAACTGTTCTGTGTCATAATCACCTTAATAAGCAAGAAAAATTTCCAGCCCCTGTCCCCCCAGACAAGGGCTAACTTTTTAAATACCAGCCATTTGAGACACAGCAATAGAGAGCAAAGCGATTAGCAACTTCAGGCGTTACTTGATGTATGCCGAAATTCTCTTAACTTGCGCCCTCAAAAAAAAGTGTCGCCAAAGCAAGTATTAGCCGAAGTTCTGCTCTACTGAAGAAAAGCTGATCTTATGTTTTCAGTCAGAACTGCTGTTGGCTTACAGCAATTTTCAGGTAATTGAACCACAAACTAAGTTAGACTGAAGAGATAATATTGTATGAATAGATGCCAGTATCTTACTCAAAGGATTTGCGTGAGCGTGTGATTATGGCGTGGGAAGCGAAAGAAGGCTCTCAACGCCAGTTGGCACAAAGATTCAAAGTGAGTTTGTCATTTGTAAGAAACCTACTGCGTCAGTATCGGGTAAATGGACAAATCGAGGCAAAACGACGTGGAGGATATCAAAAGCCAACGATTCAAAACGAGCATCTGGGCTTTATCCAGTCTTTAGTTGAGGGAAAAAATGATTTGCTACTTAGAGAATTATGCGATCGCTATGCAGAACGCACAGGGCTTAGTGTAAGTATTACTACAATGCATCGTGCGGTAGAAAAATTAGGCTTGCGGTGTAAAAAAAAAGTCTTTACGCCAGCGAGCAAGATACCCCAAGAGTACAAGAGTTAAGACATGACTATCGTCGAACTTTAGATAAAATTGATGTTAGAAACCTGATATTTGTCGATGAGGCTGGATTGAGTTTATCAATGTCACGCTTGTTTGCTAGAGCAGTGAATGGTGAAAGAGC
Protein-coding sequences here:
- a CDS encoding MarR family transcriptional regulator, with amino-acid sequence MTQNSSKIQGKFYPLQHEEWLKACRELTPAQKDVLYYIRTLDPYGDGVELSVSGIARQLSTENKEVHRSTVSRALKALDYKGFIDLELLKVQVKILAGGLHCCDETTVLPTDNTVASPQQARSLRNKRDHDATSAIATQQASSESLTQSQSSSPKTYKTYSDFIKTLSEDERANFLEFCKEKTKNLSQPVNDIEAWLAHKNKAGRNRWEVYYEKYLASKQVQAKKTETKNARDEFRRELEERQRQAQRAWEESQSQNLAENTGGET
- a CDS encoding helix-turn-helix domain-containing protein — encoded protein: MPVSYSKDLRERVIMAWEAKEGSQRQLAQRFKVSLSFVRNLLRQYRVNGQIEAKRRGGYQKPTIQNEHLGFIQSLVEGKNDLLLRELCDRYAERTGLSVSITTMHRAVEKLGLRCKKKVFTPASKIPQEYKS